One part of the Diabrotica undecimpunctata isolate CICGRU unplaced genomic scaffold, icDiaUnde3 ctg00002701.1, whole genome shotgun sequence genome encodes these proteins:
- the LOC140432061 gene encoding putative aminopeptidase W07G4.4 gives MDNGPAKKIQNAEKLQAAGDKIGDIFEISRIRRDDFKHHKGEIEGDDLIQSAAKPSTMVSRGHQGPGAFLMVASGLDKHGSTSDVPLKYTHLDIAASAGTFPLPATGAPVLALAQAYLL, from the exons ATGGACAATGGACCAgcgaaaaaaatacaaaatgcagAAAAGTTGCAAGCCGCTGGAGACAAGATCGGAGACATTTTTGAAATTTCCAGAATTCGTCGAGATGATTTTAAACATCACAAAGGAGAAATAGAAGGAGATGATTTAATCCAAAGTGCTGCAAAACCATCGACGATGGTTTCGAGAGGACATCAAG GTCCTGGAGCATTTCTCATGGTGGCTTCGGGTCTGGACAAGCATGGCTCAACAAGTGATGTGCCTCTGAAGTACACTCATCTGGATATAGCAGCTTCTGCCGGTACCTTTCCTCTTCCTGCAACAGGTGCTCCAGTACTTGCATTGGCACAAGCTTATCTGTTATAA